From a single Rhodospirillaceae bacterium genomic region:
- a CDS encoding alpha-ketoglutarate-dependent dioxygenase AlkB: MSGQTIFNFMDPPDGHTKPAAEQIPLSQDTSAALPRWLGLETNHRRLFDASQDGWLRPPSGSCFVLGEESFVSEEYSGGPNLIPVRLAFDVDKLAFPDARKGLELIVAGNEDGDEPRVVPWCAPLPLYAVRAVEVPSSEMKTHLLAMAGQFSNVSLPDTTIATTGFAREHRPAGDFTFPETQPLELPESLNAIQGAMMMAIWAVPRVGPWIEVLRKALGGDAAGVAERIGKLDAQWLEHPWLFEHVTGSARDATDDQERLWRAALRCMRWPTAGNDAPGALAEKIAEAACGNDTNRTVDTWLDRTLRIIAADETIVCAGWRQNAAGLAIQLALLRPDPVRFKSWNRGMSGVPPGVWWAAATLCGWRHGYRDLDKEFRGDANLQEFVAICALEASRPGSDLEALLPSQQTPLEQAHEDGCFTLTWRGQSVIRKPWKSRAKWYASDLTDNAAGEAALTLASRLEWPCIERRLFLPEGRVDTLGGGRLSVDGDALVIEGEKSLRLPAGADVEEQIDLEEFRIRLATEAGDLPDPPESSLRRPDIESDIGTDSPETVSDQLESKPPGLIYRPDFTTEEEELRLMDYIDRGAWSTELQRRVQHYGWRYDYKKRRIDASMQLGELPEWAMELARRLVNEGLMEELPDQLIVNEYIGKQGITPHIDARDSFTGQIATVSLLETWGMVFRCRSSKEKVEKRLERRSVAVLTGDARYLWDHEIPKRDNEPSMNRQGKRKWTKRSRRISLTFRKTRLH, translated from the coding sequence ATGAGTGGACAGACCATTTTCAACTTCATGGACCCGCCGGACGGGCATACCAAGCCCGCCGCGGAACAAATTCCGCTAAGCCAGGATACCAGTGCCGCGTTGCCAAGGTGGCTCGGCCTGGAGACCAACCATCGAAGACTATTCGACGCCAGCCAGGACGGCTGGCTGCGCCCACCCTCCGGTTCCTGCTTTGTCCTAGGTGAAGAGAGCTTCGTATCGGAGGAGTATTCCGGTGGACCGAACCTCATTCCGGTCCGGCTCGCGTTCGATGTGGACAAGCTCGCTTTCCCGGATGCGCGGAAGGGCCTGGAGCTTATCGTGGCGGGGAATGAAGATGGAGACGAGCCCCGGGTCGTTCCCTGGTGCGCGCCGCTTCCCCTCTATGCGGTTAGGGCCGTCGAAGTCCCCTCCTCCGAAATGAAGACGCACCTTCTCGCGATGGCGGGTCAATTCTCCAACGTCTCACTACCCGATACGACAATCGCCACCACCGGCTTCGCGCGGGAACATCGGCCGGCTGGCGATTTTACCTTCCCGGAAACCCAACCGCTTGAATTGCCCGAAAGCCTGAATGCAATCCAGGGTGCGATGATGATGGCGATATGGGCCGTACCCCGAGTCGGACCCTGGATCGAGGTGCTTCGAAAGGCCTTGGGTGGGGATGCAGCTGGTGTCGCGGAAAGGATCGGAAAACTCGATGCGCAATGGTTGGAGCACCCTTGGCTATTTGAGCATGTAACAGGGTCCGCTCGTGACGCAACGGACGATCAAGAGAGGCTCTGGCGGGCAGCGTTGCGTTGTATGCGGTGGCCGACCGCCGGAAATGACGCTCCCGGCGCACTTGCCGAGAAGATCGCCGAGGCTGCGTGCGGCAACGACACGAATCGGACAGTCGATACCTGGCTTGACCGGACACTGCGTATAATTGCGGCGGACGAGACGATTGTTTGTGCCGGTTGGCGGCAGAATGCTGCCGGTCTTGCCATTCAGCTCGCTTTACTGCGGCCCGACCCGGTGAGATTCAAGTCATGGAACCGGGGCATGTCGGGTGTACCGCCGGGGGTGTGGTGGGCCGCCGCTACCCTGTGCGGATGGCGTCACGGTTATCGTGATCTCGACAAGGAATTTCGAGGTGACGCCAATCTGCAGGAGTTCGTCGCGATCTGCGCTCTGGAAGCGTCCCGGCCGGGCAGCGACCTGGAAGCGCTGCTTCCGTCCCAACAAACGCCCCTCGAACAGGCACATGAGGACGGGTGTTTTACCCTGACCTGGCGTGGCCAATCTGTCATACGCAAGCCGTGGAAATCCCGCGCCAAGTGGTACGCCTCCGACCTGACTGACAATGCCGCGGGCGAAGCGGCTTTGACTCTTGCCAGTCGATTGGAATGGCCTTGCATCGAGCGGCGGCTTTTCCTGCCGGAAGGGCGCGTCGACACTCTTGGCGGCGGACGCTTGTCCGTCGATGGCGATGCTCTTGTCATCGAAGGGGAAAAGAGCCTTCGACTGCCAGCAGGCGCCGATGTCGAAGAGCAAATCGATCTCGAAGAATTTCGTATTCGGTTGGCTACCGAGGCCGGGGACCTTCCCGACCCGCCGGAGAGTTCTCTTCGCCGACCGGATATCGAGTCCGATATCGGCACCGATTCGCCGGAAACTGTTTCTGACCAGTTGGAAAGCAAGCCTCCGGGTTTGATTTACAGACCTGATTTCACAACCGAAGAAGAAGAATTAAGGCTGATGGATTACATAGACCGAGGCGCGTGGAGCACGGAACTTCAACGCCGTGTGCAGCATTATGGCTGGCGGTACGACTACAAGAAGCGCCGGATCGATGCCTCCATGCAACTCGGCGAATTGCCTGAGTGGGCAATGGAATTAGCTCGGAGACTTGTGAACGAAGGGTTGATGGAAGAACTGCCGGACCAGTTGATCGTCAACGAATATATAGGAAAACAAGGCATTACACCTCACATCGATGCTCGGGACAGTTTCACCGGACAGATAGCGACTGTCAGCCTGCTCGAGACATGGGGCATGGTGTTTCGATGCCGCAGTAGTAAGGAAAAGGTCGAAAAACGTCTTGAACGCCGCAGCGTTGCGGTCCTCACGGGCGACGCGAGATATCTGTGGGACCATGAAATCCCTAAGCGGGATAATGAACCGTCCATGAATAGGCAGGGCAAGCGCAAATGGACGAAGCGGTCTAGACGGATTTCGTTAACCTTCCGTAAGACGCGTTTGCACTGA
- a CDS encoding AAA family ATPase yields the protein MNEVQLPTYEEIARDERQLGVLETPFKESLFVVGPPGSGKTVLAVQRAQMLADAGNSAVLITFNRMLRRLIAQLTEGRVNARTMHRFVSRHYRRQTASPVPSRKGDDYDYIWDGMFSKLQERGVTPGPVHTIVDEAQDLPRSFFRYLRDFVANTVTVFADEDQALRADRSTLRDIKVAGRFGDPILLTANHRNTPEIARVAEFFHAGDAPVPEVKRRPSGELPRLVAYRMGSATELIANWYSTRGGRVGVAVVRNPTGKDLYSRLRARLAGQRVQSYTNERKNENEIDLLAPGITILNVNSIKGQEFDTVFVMEIGVLLRRASEVNNRKMYMLCARARDNLFLMHEGDHLPAALLERLPGADILERP from the coding sequence GTGAATGAAGTGCAACTGCCCACCTACGAAGAGATCGCGCGCGACGAGAGACAACTTGGTGTCCTAGAGACGCCGTTCAAAGAGTCGCTGTTTGTGGTGGGACCGCCGGGCTCCGGCAAGACGGTGCTCGCGGTTCAGCGTGCCCAAATGCTAGCCGACGCCGGCAATTCGGCGGTGCTGATAACTTTCAACCGGATGCTCCGCCGCCTTATCGCCCAGCTGACAGAAGGACGGGTCAACGCGCGCACCATGCACAGATTCGTGAGCCGCCACTACCGCAGACAGACGGCCTCCCCGGTGCCGTCCAGAAAAGGCGACGACTACGACTACATCTGGGACGGGATGTTTTCAAAGCTGCAGGAGCGCGGCGTCACGCCGGGACCGGTTCACACAATCGTGGACGAAGCTCAGGACCTTCCCCGTTCATTTTTCCGGTACCTCCGGGATTTCGTCGCGAACACCGTCACGGTTTTCGCCGATGAGGACCAAGCGCTCCGCGCCGACCGTTCCACGCTCCGCGACATCAAGGTTGCGGGGCGTTTCGGCGATCCGATCCTGCTCACCGCCAACCATCGCAACACACCCGAGATCGCGCGCGTCGCCGAATTCTTTCATGCAGGCGATGCCCCCGTTCCCGAAGTCAAGCGCCGTCCATCGGGCGAACTGCCCCGGCTGGTGGCCTACCGCATGGGGAGCGCGACCGAGTTAATCGCCAACTGGTACAGTACGCGAGGCGGCCGTGTCGGCGTTGCTGTGGTGCGAAACCCGACCGGCAAGGATCTGTATTCCAGATTACGGGCTCGACTCGCCGGGCAACGCGTTCAATCTTACACGAACGAAAGGAAAAACGAGAACGAGATCGACCTGCTGGCACCGGGAATCACGATCCTGAATGTAAATTCGATCAAAGGTCAGGAGTTCGACACCGTCTTCGTCATGGAGATCGGCGTGCTTCTTCGTCGGGCCAGCGAAGTGAACAATCGCAAGATGTACATGCTTTGCGCCCGGGCGCGGGATAATCTCTTCCTGATGCACGAGGGCGATCACTTGCCCGCCGCTCTTCTTGAACGATTGCCGGGCGCTGATATCCTAGAGCGGCCATGA
- a CDS encoding TRAP transporter large permease subunit, protein MDGLGATGLLLLVLVFLLAPGVWIGMALLGTGVAAMILFTDRPIGDAMATTIWSHTSLWGLSALPLFILMGEILFRSKLSETLFAGLSPLMRRLPGGLLHVNIVGCSTFAAISGSSAATLMTVGKMTLPELRSRGYPDSLSAGTLAGAGTLGLLIPPSITMIIYGVTVQESIGRLFIAGILPGLMLAGLFLLYIFIWGIVTQEGRARREAPATFGEKLIGLGRLTPIVLLIALVIGSIYLGIASPTEAATIGVIGALALSALQRTLSVASLRAALAGTVKTTSMIMLLLAGSALLTQAMAFTGLPRTLAEWIGTLGLSPALLIAILTLFYIGLGCFLDGISMIVLTMAVIEPLVRTAGIDMIWFGVFVVLVGEMALITPPIGFNLFLVESMTGRGIGYISRAALPMFLLMLLGVVILVLVPELATWLPSAMMSRN, encoded by the coding sequence ATGGACGGACTTGGCGCCACAGGGCTGCTCCTCCTGGTTCTGGTCTTCCTGCTTGCGCCGGGCGTCTGGATCGGGATGGCCCTGTTGGGCACCGGCGTTGCGGCGATGATCCTGTTCACCGATCGGCCGATCGGCGACGCAATGGCGACGACGATCTGGTCGCACACCTCGCTGTGGGGTCTATCGGCGCTCCCTTTGTTCATCCTGATGGGTGAGATCCTGTTCCGATCGAAGTTGTCGGAAACGCTGTTTGCCGGATTGTCTCCGTTGATGCGGCGGCTCCCCGGCGGCCTCCTGCATGTCAATATCGTTGGCTGTTCGACCTTTGCGGCCATTTCGGGCTCCAGCGCGGCGACGCTCATGACGGTCGGCAAGATGACGCTGCCGGAATTGCGCAGTCGTGGCTATCCGGACTCCCTGAGCGCCGGCACGCTTGCCGGAGCGGGCACGCTCGGGCTGCTGATTCCTCCTTCGATCACGATGATCATCTATGGCGTGACCGTGCAGGAATCGATCGGCCGGTTGTTCATCGCCGGGATTCTTCCGGGCCTGATGCTGGCCGGTCTGTTTCTGCTCTATATTTTCATCTGGGGTATCGTCACGCAGGAAGGTCGGGCGCGGCGGGAAGCGCCGGCGACTTTTGGCGAAAAGCTGATCGGATTGGGCAGGCTTACGCCGATCGTGCTGCTGATCGCTCTTGTGATCGGATCGATCTATCTCGGAATCGCCTCGCCGACCGAGGCAGCGACTATCGGCGTGATCGGTGCGCTCGCCCTGTCGGCGCTTCAGCGGACTCTGAGTGTAGCGAGTCTGAGGGCGGCGCTTGCGGGAACCGTCAAGACCACCTCGATGATCATGCTGCTCCTTGCCGGGTCCGCCCTTCTGACCCAGGCGATGGCCTTTACGGGCTTACCCAGGACGCTCGCCGAATGGATCGGGACGCTCGGGCTGTCGCCGGCACTGCTCATCGCGATCCTGACCCTGTTCTACATCGGGCTTGGCTGCTTTCTGGACGGCATCTCGATGATAGTTCTGACCATGGCGGTGATCGAGCCGCTGGTCCGTACCGCCGGGATCGACATGATCTGGTTCGGCGTCTTTGTCGTGCTGGTCGGCGAGATGGCGCTCATCACGCCGCCCATCGGCTTCAACCTGTTCCTCGTCGAGAGTATGACGGGGCGGGGCATCGGCTATATCTCGCGCGCAGCGCTGCCGATGTTTCTCCTGATGCTTTTGGGAGTGGTAATTCTCGTCCTCGTGCCGGAGCTGGCGACCTGGCTGCCGTCGGCCATGATGTCACGCAATTGA
- a CDS encoding TRAP transporter small permease subunit, whose amino-acid sequence MRLLHVLDRWLHAFYRTCGVLAALFIVLIAGLVLVNIGSRIAGAFVPGLTESAGYCMAAAGALGLTYTFAERGHIRVTMLINRFRGRRRFAFELLTLAISTGLACYLAFYVSRMVWVSYLYEERSDGSDDLLIWIPQLPMAVGFSVFAIALVHAVVKAVAVGGLENPAETVPDA is encoded by the coding sequence GTGCGTCTGCTGCATGTCCTGGATCGCTGGCTTCACGCCTTCTATCGCACCTGCGGCGTTCTCGCCGCCCTGTTCATCGTCCTGATCGCGGGGCTGGTCCTCGTCAATATCGGCAGCCGGATCGCCGGCGCCTTTGTTCCGGGACTGACCGAGTCCGCCGGATACTGCATGGCGGCGGCCGGGGCGCTCGGATTGACCTACACCTTCGCCGAGCGCGGCCACATCCGCGTGACGATGCTCATCAACCGTTTCCGCGGCCGGCGGAGGTTTGCATTTGAACTTCTGACCCTCGCCATCTCGACAGGGCTGGCCTGTTACCTGGCGTTCTACGTGAGCCGGATGGTCTGGGTTTCCTATCTCTACGAAGAGCGCAGCGACGGTTCCGACGACCTGTTGATCTGGATACCGCAACTCCCGATGGCAGTCGGCTTCAGCGTCTTCGCGATCGCGCTTGTCCACGCGGTCGTCAAGGCCGTGGCCGTCGGCGGGCTCGAGAACCCGGCCGAGACGGTCCCGGACGCCTAG
- a CDS encoding TRAP transporter substrate-binding protein, whose translation MTPKSLVRLLPVGALALTTAAAVATSAAAAEKWDMPAGYSAKNFITKSYIAFAEAVTGNSGGKLTIVVHPSGSLYKASKILRAVRSGQVPIGARYMGAHSKEDPIFGVDTVPFLATNAAEAWKLYQVSKPALEAALEKRGMKLLFTAVWPPQGLFTKKPINTIADMKGVKFRAYDATTAKLARLMGAIPTKTEATEIGQAFSTGIAESMIASGAIGVFRKMWDYTKYFYEVNAWLPKSAVVVNKAAWDKLDGKTRQVVLAEAARTEKAVWEAMKPTNDFYKKTMAKNGMEVVQPSAELQSQFKKIGQVLGGDWAKAAGTDGQKLIEAYRK comes from the coding sequence ATGACCCCGAAATCCCTCGTTCGCCTCTTGCCCGTCGGCGCCCTTGCCTTGACGACCGCGGCCGCTGTCGCCACTTCCGCCGCTGCCGCCGAAAAATGGGACATGCCGGCGGGCTATTCCGCAAAGAATTTCATCACCAAGAGCTACATCGCCTTCGCCGAGGCGGTGACCGGGAATTCCGGCGGCAAGCTCACCATCGTCGTTCATCCATCAGGGTCGCTTTACAAAGCGTCGAAGATCCTCCGCGCGGTCCGGTCCGGCCAGGTACCGATCGGCGCCCGCTACATGGGCGCCCATTCCAAGGAAGACCCGATCTTCGGTGTCGATACCGTGCCATTCCTTGCCACAAACGCGGCAGAGGCGTGGAAGCTGTATCAGGTGTCGAAGCCGGCGCTGGAAGCCGCTTTGGAGAAGCGCGGCATGAAACTTCTGTTCACCGCCGTCTGGCCGCCCCAGGGGCTGTTCACGAAGAAGCCGATCAACACCATCGCCGACATGAAAGGCGTCAAATTCCGGGCCTACGACGCGACGACGGCGAAACTGGCGCGGCTCATGGGTGCAATTCCGACCAAGACGGAAGCCACGGAGATCGGCCAGGCTTTTTCAACCGGAATTGCCGAGAGCATGATCGCGTCCGGCGCAATCGGCGTGTTCCGCAAAATGTGGGACTACACAAAATACTTCTACGAAGTGAACGCCTGGCTGCCGAAGAGCGCCGTAGTCGTCAACAAGGCCGCCTGGGACAAGTTGGACGGCAAGACCAGACAGGTCGTCCTGGCCGAAGCCGCCAGGACCGAAAAGGCGGTGTGGGAGGCCATGAAGCCGACCAACGATTTTTACAAGAAGACGATGGCGAAGAACGGCATGGAGGTCGTCCAACCGAGCGCGGAGCTACAGTCCCAGTTCAAGAAGATCGGCCAGGTGCTTGGCGGCGATTGGGCAAAGGCTGCCGGGACAGATGGCCAGAAATTGATTGAGGCCTACCGGAAATAG
- a CDS encoding Xaa-Pro peptidase family protein — MLDSGTSAPPQTRDRWNLLAFPIETYRARLASVQSDLANKGLAGCLLFDPENIYWLTGYQTIGYFTFQALYVSATGLPTLVSRFVNRDLALAHPTIGDVAAVTDTDDPIGRLIAFLKDGGRAPLGIETTSWYLTAQDYTRLMASDAGPFADWTGVIEASRPAKDDAEIERMRRAARAAEAGLDAAIKAVAPGKTENDIAAAMFEASIAAGSEYLGHPPLVVTGETTALCFAMWRRRTVEAGDVVLLETAGCIDRYHAMLSRPVVVGEPQARHREAADALRGVLEAAVESIRPGRTSGEVDEQCRQVVERQGLGRYFKHRAAYGIGIGFPPNWSEGHIYAIRPDDPLVLEPNMTFHVIPTLFLDDFGMCFSDSVRVTEDGCELLTQFPRDLFVIEP, encoded by the coding sequence ATGCTCGACAGTGGGACCAGCGCCCCACCGCAAACCCGCGATCGATGGAACCTTCTCGCGTTCCCGATCGAAACCTATCGGGCGCGGCTCGCCTCCGTGCAATCGGATCTGGCAAATAAAGGACTCGCCGGTTGCCTTCTGTTCGACCCCGAGAACATCTACTGGCTGACCGGCTATCAGACGATCGGCTATTTCACCTTTCAGGCGCTCTATGTCAGCGCGACGGGCTTGCCGACTCTGGTGTCCCGGTTCGTCAACCGCGACCTGGCATTGGCCCATCCCACGATCGGAGATGTCGCGGCCGTTACGGACACGGATGACCCGATCGGGCGCCTGATCGCTTTTCTCAAGGATGGCGGCCGCGCGCCCCTCGGGATCGAGACGACATCCTGGTATCTCACCGCGCAGGACTACACGCGCCTGATGGCCTCGGACGCAGGGCCTTTCGCTGACTGGACAGGGGTCATCGAAGCCTCGCGCCCCGCCAAAGACGACGCCGAGATCGAGCGCATGCGCCGGGCCGCCCGTGCCGCCGAGGCCGGTCTCGACGCCGCCATAAAGGCGGTTGCACCGGGCAAGACCGAGAACGACATCGCCGCCGCAATGTTTGAAGCGAGTATTGCGGCGGGCAGCGAGTATCTGGGCCATCCGCCCCTGGTCGTGACCGGAGAGACGACAGCGCTTTGCTTTGCCATGTGGCGTCGGCGGACGGTCGAGGCCGGCGACGTGGTGCTGTTGGAAACGGCAGGCTGCATCGATCGCTATCACGCGATGCTGTCCCGCCCGGTCGTGGTGGGAGAGCCGCAAGCGCGTCATCGCGAGGCTGCAGACGCCTTGCGGGGTGTGCTCGAGGCGGCTGTCGAGAGCATTCGGCCCGGCCGCACGTCGGGCGAGGTCGATGAGCAATGCCGGCAAGTCGTCGAGCGGCAAGGGCTGGGACGCTACTTCAAGCACCGGGCTGCCTACGGCATCGGCATCGGTTTTCCGCCGAATTGGTCGGAAGGGCACATCTACGCTATCCGGCCGGACGATCCGCTGGTGCTGGAACCCAACATGACCTTTCATGTCATCCCGACTCTTTTCCTGGACGATTTCGGGATGTGCTTCAGCGACAGCGTGCGGGTGACTGAGGACGGCTGTGAACTGCTGACTCAGTTCCCGCGAGACCTCTTTGTCATCGAACCCTAA
- a CDS encoding LysR substrate-binding domain-containing protein encodes MDLNIRQVEAFKATMEAGSVTAAARRLNVSQPSVTKHLRRLEDHLGVALFDRVGNRLQPTAAAQSFFDQIERTYLGLDHLSRYADDLKNDRHGEIVMAAMPLIAHSWLPDITATFLSDNPNVSMSMPVRSSRWIMEWVAAGRVEFGIGLSSGSDNGVSKDLLMSVPLVCVYPAAHAFQGLPVVDSTHLDRQTLISLSNFDHRRLAVETALDDRSIRPGRRIETFTAYSACELVSGGVGIAIVDVLTALKYEGPALKWATFRPTSTFEIFLMRPRYWRAPTLTQNLIDLIRDHAEATNEKLRSLCPGG; translated from the coding sequence ATGGATCTGAATATTCGCCAGGTCGAGGCGTTCAAGGCCACGATGGAAGCCGGCTCCGTGACTGCGGCGGCGCGCCGCCTGAATGTGAGTCAACCCTCGGTAACCAAACATCTGCGCCGGCTTGAGGACCATCTGGGCGTGGCGCTGTTCGACAGGGTCGGCAACCGGCTCCAGCCGACCGCGGCGGCACAGTCCTTCTTCGACCAGATCGAGCGGACGTATCTCGGGCTCGATCATCTGTCGCGTTACGCCGATGACCTGAAAAACGACCGCCACGGCGAGATCGTCATGGCGGCAATGCCGCTTATCGCCCACAGCTGGCTGCCGGACATTACGGCGACATTCCTGAGCGACAATCCGAATGTCTCGATGTCGATGCCGGTGCGAAGCTCGCGATGGATCATGGAATGGGTCGCGGCAGGCCGGGTCGAGTTCGGGATCGGACTTTCGAGCGGCAGCGACAACGGTGTGTCGAAGGACTTGTTGATGTCGGTCCCATTGGTCTGTGTGTATCCCGCGGCTCATGCGTTTCAGGGTCTCCCGGTCGTCGACTCCACGCACCTGGATCGACAGACCCTGATTTCGCTTTCGAACTTCGATCACCGGCGCCTCGCGGTCGAAACGGCGCTCGATGATCGCAGCATCCGGCCCGGCCGCCGGATTGAGACATTCACCGCCTATTCCGCCTGCGAACTCGTTTCCGGAGGGGTCGGTATCGCGATCGTTGATGTGCTGACCGCCCTGAAATATGAAGGGCCGGCCCTTAAATGGGCCACTTTCCGGCCGACGTCGACATTCGAAATATTCCTCATGAGGCCGCGGTACTGGCGCGCTCCGACGCTGACGCAGAATCTTATCGATTTGATCCGCGACCATGCTGAAGCGACGAATGAGAAACTTCGCTCCTTGTGCCCGGGCGGGTAG
- a CDS encoding LuxR C-terminal-related transcriptional regulator, with protein sequence MTAGRTDEPFERTVETLLDAAFDDARWGDAFRAIDRLCALNGGQFTALAANGDGDPEAVFAACYIDGDPHQEIVADWAANYAPFSENVPRIGRLPAWRLTHNEELFTPAEKQSSLMYNEFQPKYDCRDQMAVVVDRKSEGRPEDGCLFWTMANGEAGWEPDKLKRIRALLPHIRQAVRVRRELATSESHAYADATALLENAAPGAVFLDRRGNVVSANRTAQRMLRDRDGIHEWRGELRAAAPRDDARLRRLVSGALPRIGGIPAGGTMSAQRPVGLPLILHVHPVTPGRADFGAERVAALVLIRDPDAGRLDPQTVGDALGLTPAESRVAVLLGTGRSVRDIARELGRSENTVRWTLKNVLSKTNSARQADLVRLLLQLPPGDRGR encoded by the coding sequence GTGACGGCCGGCCGGACAGACGAACCGTTCGAACGGACGGTCGAAACGCTTCTGGACGCCGCTTTCGACGACGCGCGCTGGGGCGACGCCTTCCGGGCGATCGACCGGCTGTGCGCGCTCAACGGCGGCCAGTTCACGGCCCTGGCAGCAAACGGCGACGGCGACCCGGAGGCGGTGTTCGCGGCGTGCTATATCGACGGCGACCCGCACCAGGAAATCGTCGCGGACTGGGCCGCCAACTACGCGCCGTTCAGCGAGAACGTGCCGCGGATCGGCAGGCTGCCGGCCTGGCGGCTGACCCACAACGAGGAGTTGTTCACGCCGGCCGAGAAACAGTCGTCCCTCATGTACAACGAGTTCCAGCCGAAATACGACTGCCGGGACCAGATGGCGGTGGTGGTGGACCGGAAATCCGAAGGCCGCCCCGAAGACGGCTGCCTGTTCTGGACCATGGCGAACGGCGAGGCTGGCTGGGAGCCGGACAAGCTGAAGCGGATCCGCGCCCTGCTGCCCCATATCCGCCAGGCGGTCCGGGTCCGCCGGGAACTGGCGACGTCAGAGTCCCATGCCTACGCCGATGCGACCGCGTTGCTGGAGAACGCTGCGCCGGGCGCGGTTTTTCTGGACCGCCGGGGAAACGTCGTCTCGGCCAACCGCACGGCACAGCGGATGCTGCGCGATCGGGACGGCATCCACGAATGGCGGGGCGAATTGCGCGCCGCCGCGCCGCGCGACGATGCACGGCTCCGGAGACTGGTGTCCGGAGCCCTGCCGCGGATCGGGGGCATTCCGGCCGGCGGGACCATGTCGGCGCAGCGTCCGGTGGGGTTGCCGCTCATCCTCCATGTCCATCCCGTAACGCCCGGCCGTGCCGATTTCGGCGCGGAACGTGTGGCGGCGCTGGTGCTGATCCGCGATCCGGACGCCGGACGGCTCGACCCGCAAACGGTCGGCGACGCGCTCGGCCTGACACCTGCCGAGAGCCGCGTTGCCGTCCTCCTGGGGACGGGCAGGAGCGTTCGCGATATCGCGCGCGAACTCGGCCGCTCGGAGAATACGGTGCGCTGGACCTTGAAGAACGTCCTCTCGAAGACGAATTCGGCCCGCCAGGCCGATCTGGTCCGGCTCCTGCTTCAGTTGCCGCCGGGCGATCGGGGCAGGTAG
- a CDS encoding GNAT family acetyltransferase: MADALVLARIRPCTDRDFDAIAALWDKAGLTRPWNDPAGDFKRCRETPTAELFVAELGDTIVGSVMAGHDGHRGWVYYLAVDPEVQRNGLGRRLMRRAETWLKRAGAPKVQLMVRTDNAPVRAFYDALGYAESGVATFEKWFDDDAAAKKAAAQSGPGAEAAEATLDVTITWLEMTARPTRPSFARPKGVALMRAGDPGVAFYRYLYDRVGADWLWYARRKLDDAALDAIVSDERVDLYVLYRSGAPAGFAELDRRRDGEIELAYFGLVPEAIGRGLGVWLLHEIIDIAWSHEPERLWLNTCTHDHPRALPLYQRAGFVPYKQETQTIPDPRAAGLIPYPAGSRADLD; the protein is encoded by the coding sequence ATGGCCGACGCGCTCGTCCTCGCCCGCATCCGGCCCTGCACCGACCGCGATTTCGACGCCATCGCCGCCCTGTGGGACAAGGCGGGGCTGACCCGGCCGTGGAACGACCCCGCCGGCGACTTCAAACGCTGCCGAGAAACGCCGACCGCGGAACTCTTCGTCGCCGAACTCGGCGATACCATCGTCGGCAGCGTCATGGCCGGCCATGACGGGCACCGGGGCTGGGTCTATTATCTCGCGGTCGATCCGGAGGTGCAGCGCAACGGCCTCGGCCGCCGCCTGATGCGCCGGGCCGAGACATGGCTGAAACGGGCCGGCGCGCCGAAGGTCCAACTTATGGTGCGCACGGACAATGCGCCGGTCCGCGCCTTCTACGACGCCCTCGGCTACGCCGAATCCGGAGTCGCGACGTTCGAGAAATGGTTCGACGATGACGCGGCGGCGAAGAAGGCGGCCGCCCAAAGCGGCCCCGGCGCCGAAGCGGCCGAAGCGACCCTCGACGTCACCATCACCTGGCTGGAGATGACGGCGCGGCCGACCCGCCCGTCCTTCGCGCGGCCAAAGGGCGTCGCGCTCATGCGCGCGGGCGATCCGGGCGTCGCCTTCTACCGCTATCTCTACGACCGGGTCGGCGCGGATTGGCTGTGGTACGCCCGACGCAAGCTGGACGACGCGGCGCTCGACGCCATCGTCTCCGACGAGCGGGTCGACCTCTACGTGCTCTACCGGAGCGGCGCGCCGGCCGGCTTCGCGGAGCTGGACCGGCGGCGGGACGGCGAGATCGAGCTGGCCTATTTCGGCCTGGTGCCGGAGGCGATCGGCCGGGGCCTCGGCGTCTGGCTGCTGCACGAGATCATCGACATCGCCTGGTCCCACGAGCCGGAGCGGCTCTGGCTGAACACCTGCACCCACGACCACCCCCGCGCCCTGCCCCTCTACCAGCGCGCCGGCTTCGTCCCCTACAAACAGGAGACGCAAACGATCCCCGACCCGCGGGCGGCGGGGCTGATTCCGTACCCGGCCGGCAGCCGGGCCGATTTGGATTAA